ATGGCGGCAGCCATGGTCGTTACCGGATGTGCCACAACGGAGGCTGGTTCTGGTGATGCCGAAGAGATGGGTATCGTTAAGCCGTTGACCGACAAGCCTGGCGATCCTGTTAATGGTAAAAAATTGGCCATGACCCGCTCCAAAGGTAACTGCATTGCTTGCCATTGGCTGCCTGAAGCAACCTTTGCAGGTAATGCTGGCCCCAACCTGTATGAAGCGATTCGCAACAATGAGCGCTCTGTAGGTTGGATTCGGCAGAAGATTGTTGATCCCAAGATCGATAATCCCGATACCGTGATGTTTACCTTCTATGATAACAGCGGCAAGACCAACATCCGTAAGGATTGGCGCGGCAAGCGGGTTTTAGAAGCTCAGGAAGTTGAAGATATTATCGCCTTCCTGCTGACCCTGCGTAAATAATAGAAACGATCCAGTGGATGTATCTCGTGAGAGATCACGATTAGGAGAATTGAAGATGGCTGATCTGAAACAGACTCAACTTACCCGTCGCGCACTTTTTACCGGCGCTAGCCGTGCTGGTGTTGCTGCAGCTTTGGTTGGTACTGCGATTGCTGCCCCTAAAGCGGCCATGGCTGATGGCCACGGTAAAGTGATGGCAAACATCAAAGAGCACATGGGCAGTGGTAAGTATGAAGAGACCGCTTCGGTCAAAATTGATGCCCCCATTATTGCTGAAAACGGTGCCATGGTTCCGGTAAAGATTACCGTTGATCACCCTATGGATGCCGATAACTATATCCAGACCATTGCCGTGTTTGTGGATAAAAACCCCACACCTTTTGCTGGCTTGTACAACATGAGCCCTGCAAACGGTAAAGCGTTTGTCTCTGCCCGCCTGAAGATTGGTAAGACTTCTCAGGTTCGTGCAGTCGCCAAGACCAACACCGGTAAGCTGATCGGTGCTTCTAAAGAGGTCAAGGTAACCATCGGTGGTTGTGGCGGTTGATAACAGCCCGACGTACTGAATCAAAACGCTCACACACGAATAAAAGGTAAAGACAATGGCTGGTATTGGAAAAGCAAAGATCAAACTGCCCCGTAAAATCAAAGCTGGGGATGTGGTTGCGGTTAAAGCTATGGTGCGTCACCCCATGGAAACCGGGAACCGTAAGAACAAAAAAACAGGTGAGAAAATTCCCGCTCACTACATTGAAGACATCACTGCTGTGTATAACGGCAATGAGGTTTTCTCAGCCAAATGGGGCGCTGCTGTATCCCGTGACCCTTTCTTACAGTTCTACCTTAAAGTTGACAAGCCAGGTGAGTTGAAGATGACCTGGAAAGACAATAAGGGCGGCGTTTATACCAAAACCACTAAGGTGAAGGTTAAGTGATTCGGGGGGGAATCAAGATGAACAATAAAAAACGTATCGCAGCCATTTCAGGCTTGCTCGGCGCTGCCCTGATGGCAGGTTCTGCTTGGGCGATGGATATTGAGGGTTATAATCCAGAGGTCGATCAAGGCCTTTACAAATATTCGGATAAATTCCGTGAAATGGCCGACTTTCCACCTACTGAAGGTGCCATTGAAGATGGTATGGCCTACTTCAACAAAATGCGTGGTGATAAGAGCTGTTCCACCTGTCATGGTGAAAATGGTGAGGCTCTGAAAGGGGTTGGGGCAACCTACCCTAAGTATGATGAGAAGATGGGTAAGCCTAAACTTCTGCAACACCAGATCAACACCTGCTTGACCGAACAGATGGGCCAAAAGCCGCTGAAATGGGAAAAGCCCGAGCAGGTTCTGCTGGTTACTTACATCAAAGCACTCTCTAACGGTATGCCTTTGAATGTAAAAACCGATGGTCCTGTAGCCAAGTTTTTGGAGATGGGTAAAAAAGCCTACCACCAGCGCATTGGTCACTTTGACGTGGCATGTGTCCACTGCCATGAAGTTGCAGCTGGTACCAACATCCGTGCTGAGTACATGTCGGCCCCCAACAATATCGGCATGAACGAGATGGAGAAGCTGGTTGCTGAGCTGCCCGAAGGCCCTGAGCGTGAGCGTCGTAATGCAGCGGGTGCCACCATCGGTTCAGGTTCCATCGACCACTGGCCTACCTACCGCTTGAAGTGGGGTAAGCCGGCTTCTATGCAGCGTCGTTTGCGTACCTGTAATAAAAATGTTCGCTCCCAGCCTAAGGGTTACGGAGATGACTACTATGTTAACTTAGAGCTCTATCTGGCTTCTCAGTCCAACGGACTGCCTATGAACGTTCCTGGTTTCCGTCCTTAATTTTAAAGGACATTGCAGCCAGTTTGATACCTCAACACGTGGCGGCCAACCCGTACAGCGGTCGCCACGTGATTTTTTTCTCTATTATAAAGTTGTTGAACCCAAATAGGGTTGTGTGCATGTGAAGTCGTCATCCAAGCTTCCATGAACATCTGGCCAATTAAGAAGCCCAACAAATGATGTGGTTTTCACGGTGTTTAATCACCAAAAGGGGGAGTACCCATGAGCTTGTCGCGTCGCGAATTTATGGAACTAGGTGCCTTAACCGCCGCAGCTGTGGTTGCGGGTTCCAGTAATCTGGCTAACGCTTCCAACCGTGCTGGTTTGGAGAGTCTGTTACGTTTTAAGCCAGAGGGCAAACTCACCCTCATGCATATTGCAGACTGCCATGCGCAGTTAATGCCTATCTACTTCCGTGAACCCAGTGTGAATATTGGTGTTGGTGCTGCCAAAGGGCGCCCACCTCACTTGGTTGGACATGATTTTCTAAAATATTTTGGTTTTGAGCCCGGTGGTATTGAAGCCTACTCCTATACCATGCTCGACTATGTAAAAATGGCTCAGGAGTTAGGGCCAGTGGGCGGTTTTGCCCATTTGGCAACATTGGTTAAATCCATTCGTCAGGAGCGCGGTGCAGATAATTGTATTCTTCTTGATAGTGGCGATACTTGGCAAGGGAGCTACAGCTCTTTAATGACCAAGGGTGGCGATATGATTGAAGCTGCCAACCTGTTAGGGGTTGAAGGCATGACGCCACACTGGGAATTCACCTATGGTGATGAACAGGTTATGGCCAATATTGAGAAACTAAACTTCCCATTCTTGGCCCACAACGTGGTGGACACAGAGTGGGAAGAGGGCGTGTTTGCTCCTTATCATATGTATGAAAAAGCAGGGACCAAGGTTGCGGTTATTGGTCAAGCTTTCCCTTACAGCCCGATTGCGAATCCCCGTCGGATGTTCCCAAAATGGTCTATGGGCATCCAGGAGAGTGCTGTTCAGGAGCGCGTGAACGAAGTTCGTGAGGAGGGGGCCCAGGTTGTGGTCCTGCTTTCCCACAACGGTATGGATGTTGACCTGAAGCTGGCCAGTCGTGTGACAGGCATTGATGTGATCCTGGGTGGTCATACCCATGATGCCATTCCTAAGCCTTCCGAAGTTAAAAACCCTGAAGGTGTCACACTTGTCTGTAACTCAGGCTCTAACGGCAAGTATCTGTCCCGTATGGATCTGGATGTTGCAGATGGTAAGCTTAAAGGGTGGAATTACCGTCTTATTCCTGTGATCTCCAACCTGATCCCCGCCGATCAGGAGATGGCTGCGCTGGTTGAACGGGTCCGTAAACCCTATCTTAAAGAGCTCAATACAGTGGTTGGTAAGACCGACTCTCTGCTCTATCGTCGGGGTAACTTTAACGGTACCTATGATGATTTGATCTGTCAGGCACTTAATGATCAATTGGATAGTGAAGTCTCTCTCTCTCCTGGGTTCCGTTGGGGCGCTTCATTGCTGCCTGGGCAAGATATCACGATGGAGAGTATCTACACCCAAACAGCGATCACCTATCCCAACACCTACCGCCGTCAGATGAGCGGTGAGCAGATTAAGACCATTTTGGAAGATGTTGCGGATAACCTATTTAATCCCGACCCTTACCGTCAGCAAGGTGGTGATATGGTACGTGTCGGTGGCTTGAAATACCGCATTAAATTGGGTGAAGAGATTGGTAAACGTCTGCATGACATTGA
The sequence above is drawn from the Magnetococcus sp. PR-3 genome and encodes:
- the soxX gene encoding sulfur oxidation c-type cytochrome SoxX; translation: MSSFKKLTPVLMAAAMVVTGCATTEAGSGDAEEMGIVKPLTDKPGDPVNGKKLAMTRSKGNCIACHWLPEATFAGNAGPNLYEAIRNNERSVGWIRQKIVDPKIDNPDTVMFTFYDNSGKTNIRKDWRGKRVLEAQEVEDIIAFLLTLRK
- the soxY gene encoding thiosulfate oxidation carrier protein SoxY, with the protein product MADLKQTQLTRRALFTGASRAGVAAALVGTAIAAPKAAMADGHGKVMANIKEHMGSGKYEETASVKIDAPIIAENGAMVPVKITVDHPMDADNYIQTIAVFVDKNPTPFAGLYNMSPANGKAFVSARLKIGKTSQVRAVAKTNTGKLIGASKEVKVTIGGCGG
- the soxZ gene encoding thiosulfate oxidation carrier complex protein SoxZ — encoded protein: MAGIGKAKIKLPRKIKAGDVVAVKAMVRHPMETGNRKNKKTGEKIPAHYIEDITAVYNGNEVFSAKWGAAVSRDPFLQFYLKVDKPGELKMTWKDNKGGVYTKTTKVKVK
- the soxA gene encoding sulfur oxidation c-type cytochrome SoxA: MNNKKRIAAISGLLGAALMAGSAWAMDIEGYNPEVDQGLYKYSDKFREMADFPPTEGAIEDGMAYFNKMRGDKSCSTCHGENGEALKGVGATYPKYDEKMGKPKLLQHQINTCLTEQMGQKPLKWEKPEQVLLVTYIKALSNGMPLNVKTDGPVAKFLEMGKKAYHQRIGHFDVACVHCHEVAAGTNIRAEYMSAPNNIGMNEMEKLVAELPEGPERERRNAAGATIGSGSIDHWPTYRLKWGKPASMQRRLRTCNKNVRSQPKGYGDDYYVNLELYLASQSNGLPMNVPGFRP
- the soxB gene encoding thiosulfohydrolase SoxB, which produces MSLSRREFMELGALTAAAVVAGSSNLANASNRAGLESLLRFKPEGKLTLMHIADCHAQLMPIYFREPSVNIGVGAAKGRPPHLVGHDFLKYFGFEPGGIEAYSYTMLDYVKMAQELGPVGGFAHLATLVKSIRQERGADNCILLDSGDTWQGSYSSLMTKGGDMIEAANLLGVEGMTPHWEFTYGDEQVMANIEKLNFPFLAHNVVDTEWEEGVFAPYHMYEKAGTKVAVIGQAFPYSPIANPRRMFPKWSMGIQESAVQERVNEVREEGAQVVVLLSHNGMDVDLKLASRVTGIDVILGGHTHDAIPKPSEVKNPEGVTLVCNSGSNGKYLSRMDLDVADGKLKGWNYRLIPVISNLIPADQEMAALVERVRKPYLKELNTVVGKTDSLLYRRGNFNGTYDDLICQALNDQLDSEVSLSPGFRWGASLLPGQDITMESIYTQTAITYPNTYRRQMSGEQIKTILEDVADNLFNPDPYRQQGGDMVRVGGLKYRIKLGEEIGKRLHDIEIAGKKMEPSKNYWVSGWASMGEVDGPPIWDVVRKHVEAKKVISIEPDSSIKGITGL